A section of the Brevundimonas sp. AJA228-03 genome encodes:
- the ftsZ gene encoding cell division protein FtsZ: MSLSLVRPQATELKPRIVVFGVGGAGGNAVNNMIDAGLEGVEFVVANTDAQHLSFAKTDRRIQLGETITQGLGAGAHPEVGMNAAEESADEIHAHLEGAHMIFITAGMGGGTGTGAAPIIAKCARDRGILTVGVVTKPFTFEGRHRMRLADAGIAELQRYVDTLIVIPNQNLFRVANERTTFADAFGMADQVLHSGVRSITDLMILPGLINLDFADVRAVMSEMGKAMMGTGEASGDDRALLAAQNAIANPLLDETSLKGAKAVLVNITGGLDMTLLEVDEAANAISAEVDGDANMIFGAAFDPALDGKIRVSVVATGMDEVGGIRAEPVAPRPTAFHDSRGTAPVAPAPAARAPEPAYREPAYREPVRSEAAYRAPEPAPVVPTFQAPPPVARAPEPVILAAEEPRTLEPIVDPWVEEFEAAPTRPTAAAQDQGDLYMDGAAQAPREYDEPGYDDRDHRKSGWSLFGKKPRAPSAYAPVQQTPQRGQPQLRTTAQPAPEPQKTEDDLEIPSFLRRLAN; this comes from the coding sequence ATGTCTCTCTCGCTGGTGCGGCCGCAAGCCACGGAACTGAAGCCCCGGATCGTCGTGTTCGGCGTCGGTGGCGCGGGCGGAAACGCGGTCAACAACATGATCGACGCCGGCCTCGAGGGGGTCGAGTTCGTGGTGGCCAACACCGACGCCCAGCACCTGTCCTTCGCCAAGACCGACCGCCGCATCCAGCTGGGCGAGACCATCACGCAAGGGCTCGGCGCCGGGGCCCACCCCGAAGTCGGCATGAACGCCGCCGAGGAAAGCGCCGACGAGATCCATGCGCACCTGGAAGGCGCGCACATGATCTTCATCACCGCCGGAATGGGCGGCGGCACCGGGACGGGCGCGGCCCCCATCATCGCCAAATGCGCGCGCGACCGGGGCATCCTGACTGTCGGCGTCGTGACCAAGCCCTTCACCTTCGAAGGTCGTCACCGCATGCGCCTGGCCGACGCGGGCATCGCCGAGCTGCAGCGCTACGTCGACACCCTGATCGTCATTCCGAACCAGAACCTGTTCCGCGTCGCCAATGAGCGCACGACCTTCGCCGACGCCTTCGGCATGGCCGACCAGGTGCTGCACTCGGGCGTCCGTTCGATCACCGACCTGATGATCCTGCCCGGCCTGATCAACCTGGACTTTGCCGACGTCCGCGCCGTCATGTCCGAGATGGGCAAGGCGATGATGGGCACGGGCGAGGCCTCGGGCGACGACCGCGCCCTGCTGGCGGCCCAGAACGCCATCGCCAACCCGCTGCTGGACGAGACCAGCCTGAAGGGTGCCAAGGCCGTGCTGGTCAACATCACCGGCGGTCTGGACATGACCCTGCTGGAAGTCGACGAGGCCGCCAACGCCATCTCGGCCGAGGTGGACGGCGACGCCAACATGATCTTCGGTGCGGCGTTCGATCCGGCCCTGGACGGCAAGATCCGCGTCTCGGTCGTGGCCACCGGCATGGACGAGGTCGGTGGCATTCGTGCAGAGCCCGTCGCGCCGCGGCCGACCGCCTTCCACGATTCCCGCGGCACAGCCCCTGTCGCCCCGGCTCCGGCCGCCCGTGCCCCGGAACCCGCCTACCGCGAGCCGGCCTATCGCGAGCCGGTCCGCAGCGAGGCCGCCTATCGCGCACCCGAGCCCGCGCCGGTCGTGCCGACCTTCCAGGCCCCGCCGCCCGTCGCCCGCGCGCCCGAGCCGGTCATCCTCGCCGCCGAAGAGCCGCGAACGCTCGAACCCATCGTCGACCCCTGGGTCGAAGAGTTTGAGGCCGCTCCGACCCGTCCGACCGCCGCCGCCCAGGATCAGGGCGACCTCTATATGGACGGTGCCGCCCAGGCACCGCGTGAATACGACGAGCCAGGCTATGACGACCGCGATCACCGGAAGTCGGGCTGGAGCCTGTTCGGCAAGAAGCCCCGCGCCCCGTCCGCCTATGCGCCGGTCCAGCAGACCCCCCAGCGCGGCCAGCCCCAGTTGCGCACGACAGCCCAGCCCGCGCCCGAGCCCCAGAAGACGGAAGACGATCTGGAGATTCCTTCGTTTCTGAGGCGGCTGGCCAACTAG
- a CDS encoding TonB-dependent receptor domain-containing protein, which produces MISKRKYLFGTTVLAGILSIAAPSFAQTAPAAPQDDEDEVEEVVVTGSRIARPETSGTIPGVSVGEKDIEERLFTNAGDILNDVPLVGAGASLGGTNGGQTASLGVTYIDLLNLGTARTLTLVNGRRFVSNNSATIFVAGNETGSQVDASTIPVALIDRVDILTVGGAAAYGADAVSGVVNYVLRDDYEGAEVTIIGGEASNNRDAGRYSINGVWGDNFLDGRLNLAVSGEYSYIDDLRAIDREVRANNPGLTGNPLNGAQRNPLFVPGGTATVFLSSVADGILPSVFRPNLRTTTLTKGGLIFNVTQSNGTAENPVIASFVPGSAAIPVSTAFFQPGNSFKFPGFAQISPFPWSTANLTTLQLVPNTPFGACITTATDVCAFAPGSLTAAQVTAARARYGLPATYTTAQVLAVVQANRPTAREYYAANPSTNVNDFIGTFVPGVPDIANPSGNSALLPRRAVPIRFDRNGNIETYNLAGELATNPGAPGTNTTQAGSDGQNRTDATVLRVKQERYVANVIANYQITDSLRFYTENLYSDVTVRNPISTGGLANSASSSTPENAGLLVNVNHPFLTDANRTTLANAGITTNFILSRNNEDVVNDLSQQSTNETFRSVNGISGDFSLLGRDFGFDISHTYGQAKTHVEFSALNDVAYAMAIDAVQVGSNVVCRAKRDGLAGYLASYGGNNTTGYIPGSIQQPISTIGPDGIRTQSLFAPTITQAMVDACQPLNVFGEGRASQAAKDFVSVRETFDNESTQNFTQATVTGSVFDLPAGPLQFAVTGEYRKEELSYFPSSITGLGRTRSAPSATTNAETTTTEYGLELRIPLLGEGFNIPFVKSLELNPAIRYTEQEGEAERYRNLSGTVVTPSYDGDREEIYTIAGTWEVNDQLLLRGNISKSVRNPSMVELFLGNQAFFTSSGDVCSSANIASASAPATRRPNCIAEVRRVAAQFGGSLLGSDGVLRAITDDASALAFITGTGGYVPTGASFTGVISGRQTLVPEKGDSFTFGFVARPAFVPNLIVAADYLEITVTDALGPLLAGSAATFCYDSPKYPDNTSEIGVNSCAGIRRDNTFNYTNGFELPFFNLGGTRVKAINANLSYSMDLSEVFSTDYDLGDFSFRTNVYYLMEYTTSSSGDFLPTDITANENTLANPSWKTQMTFLYNRGPLSARWTTNFQDSAIVFGGPTAQATLEQFNVIRYDSYALHNLSLGYDITDDITARVAIDNVFDQQELGENGLYNGVYVDTLGRRWTASLSYTF; this is translated from the coding sequence ATGATTTCCAAGCGCAAGTATCTTTTTGGCACGACCGTACTGGCCGGCATCCTGTCGATCGCCGCACCATCCTTCGCCCAGACCGCTCCGGCCGCGCCGCAGGACGACGAAGATGAAGTCGAAGAGGTCGTTGTCACCGGTTCGCGCATCGCCCGTCCCGAAACCAGCGGAACCATCCCCGGCGTGTCGGTCGGCGAGAAGGACATCGAAGAGCGTCTGTTCACCAACGCCGGCGACATCCTGAACGACGTGCCGCTGGTCGGCGCGGGGGCAAGCCTCGGCGGCACCAACGGTGGCCAGACGGCCTCGCTCGGAGTCACCTATATCGACCTTCTGAACCTCGGCACCGCGCGCACCCTGACCCTGGTCAACGGCCGCCGCTTCGTGTCCAACAACTCGGCCACCATCTTCGTGGCCGGCAACGAGACGGGCTCGCAGGTCGATGCCTCGACGATTCCGGTCGCCCTGATCGACCGCGTCGACATCCTGACCGTCGGTGGTGCCGCCGCCTACGGCGCGGACGCGGTGTCCGGCGTCGTCAACTACGTGCTGAGGGACGATTACGAAGGTGCCGAGGTCACCATCATCGGTGGTGAGGCCTCCAACAACCGCGACGCCGGCCGCTATTCGATCAACGGTGTCTGGGGTGACAACTTCCTGGACGGTCGCCTGAACCTCGCCGTGTCGGGCGAATACTCCTACATCGACGACCTGCGCGCCATCGACCGCGAAGTCCGCGCCAACAACCCCGGCCTGACCGGCAATCCGCTGAACGGCGCGCAACGCAACCCGCTGTTCGTGCCCGGCGGTACCGCAACCGTGTTCCTGTCATCGGTCGCCGATGGCATCCTGCCTTCCGTCTTCCGCCCCAACCTGCGCACTACGACGCTGACCAAGGGCGGCCTGATCTTCAACGTCACCCAGTCGAACGGCACCGCCGAAAATCCGGTTATCGCCAGCTTCGTCCCGGGCAGCGCGGCCATCCCGGTCAGCACGGCCTTCTTCCAGCCCGGCAATTCGTTCAAGTTCCCCGGCTTTGCGCAGATCTCGCCCTTCCCGTGGTCGACTGCCAACCTCACCACCCTGCAGCTGGTCCCGAACACCCCGTTCGGTGCCTGTATCACAACCGCGACCGACGTCTGCGCCTTTGCGCCCGGGTCCCTGACGGCCGCCCAGGTGACCGCCGCGCGGGCCCGCTATGGCCTGCCGGCGACCTATACGACGGCTCAGGTTCTGGCGGTTGTTCAGGCCAACCGCCCGACCGCGCGCGAATACTATGCGGCCAATCCGTCGACGAACGTCAACGACTTCATCGGCACCTTCGTCCCCGGCGTGCCGGACATCGCCAACCCGAGCGGTAACTCGGCCCTCCTGCCCCGTCGCGCGGTTCCGATCCGGTTCGACCGCAACGGCAACATCGAAACCTACAACCTGGCCGGCGAACTGGCGACCAACCCGGGCGCTCCGGGCACCAATACGACCCAGGCCGGCAGCGACGGTCAGAACCGCACCGACGCCACGGTCCTGCGCGTCAAGCAGGAACGCTACGTCGCCAATGTGATCGCCAACTATCAGATCACCGACAGCCTGCGTTTCTACACCGAGAACCTGTATTCGGACGTCACGGTCCGGAACCCGATCTCGACCGGTGGCCTGGCCAACTCGGCCAGCTCGAGCACGCCGGAAAACGCGGGCCTGCTCGTCAATGTCAATCATCCGTTCCTGACCGACGCCAACCGCACGACTCTGGCCAACGCCGGGATCACCACCAACTTCATCCTGTCGCGGAACAACGAGGACGTGGTCAACGACCTGTCCCAGCAATCGACCAACGAGACGTTCCGCAGCGTCAACGGCATCAGCGGCGACTTCAGCCTGCTGGGTCGCGATTTCGGCTTCGATATTTCCCACACCTACGGCCAGGCCAAGACCCACGTCGAGTTCAGCGCCCTCAACGATGTGGCCTATGCCATGGCGATCGATGCCGTTCAGGTCGGCTCCAACGTGGTTTGCCGCGCCAAGCGCGACGGCCTCGCCGGCTACCTTGCCAGCTACGGCGGAAATAACACGACCGGCTACATCCCGGGCTCGATCCAGCAACCGATCTCCACGATCGGACCTGACGGCATCCGCACGCAATCGCTGTTCGCCCCGACGATCACCCAGGCCATGGTGGATGCCTGCCAGCCGTTGAACGTCTTCGGCGAAGGCCGTGCGTCGCAAGCCGCCAAGGACTTCGTGTCGGTTCGGGAAACCTTCGACAACGAGTCGACCCAGAACTTCACCCAGGCGACGGTGACGGGCTCGGTGTTCGACCTGCCGGCTGGCCCGCTGCAGTTCGCCGTCACCGGCGAATACCGCAAGGAAGAGCTGAGCTACTTCCCGTCGTCGATCACGGGCCTGGGCCGCACGCGTTCGGCACCTTCGGCCACCACCAATGCAGAGACGACGACCACGGAGTATGGTCTGGAACTGCGCATCCCGCTGCTCGGCGAAGGGTTCAATATCCCGTTCGTCAAGTCTCTCGAGCTGAACCCCGCGATCCGTTACACGGAACAGGAAGGTGAGGCCGAGCGTTACCGCAACCTCAGCGGCACAGTGGTGACGCCGAGCTATGACGGCGATCGTGAGGAAATCTACACCATCGCCGGCACCTGGGAAGTCAATGATCAGCTGCTGCTCCGCGGGAACATCTCCAAGTCGGTCCGCAATCCGTCGATGGTGGAACTGTTCCTGGGCAACCAGGCATTCTTCACCTCGTCGGGCGACGTCTGCTCGTCGGCCAACATCGCGTCTGCCTCGGCTCCCGCCACGCGCCGCCCCAACTGTATCGCTGAAGTCCGACGTGTGGCCGCCCAGTTCGGCGGTTCGCTGCTCGGGTCCGATGGCGTGCTTCGCGCGATCACGGACGATGCGTCGGCGCTGGCCTTCATCACGGGCACGGGCGGATATGTTCCGACCGGTGCCAGCTTCACCGGCGTGATCTCCGGCCGCCAGACCCTGGTCCCGGAAAAGGGTGACTCCTTCACCTTCGGCTTCGTGGCGCGCCCTGCATTCGTGCCGAACCTGATCGTCGCCGCGGACTATCTGGAAATCACGGTCACCGACGCCCTGGGACCGCTGCTGGCCGGCAGTGCCGCGACGTTCTGCTACGACAGCCCGAAGTATCCGGACAACACCTCGGAAATCGGCGTGAACAGCTGCGCGGGCATCCGTCGCGACAACACGTTCAACTACACCAACGGCTTCGAACTGCCCTTCTTCAACCTGGGCGGAACGCGGGTGAAGGCGATCAACGCGAACCTGAGCTATTCGATGGATCTGTCGGAGGTCTTCTCGACCGACTACGATCTGGGTGACTTCAGCTTCCGGACCAACGTCTACTACCTGATGGAGTACACCACGTCCTCCAGCGGCGACTTCCTGCCCACGGACATCACGGCCAACGAAAACACGCTGGCTAACCCGTCCTGGAAGACGCAGATGACCTTCCTGTACAACCGTGGCCCGCTCAGCGCGCGCTGGACCACGAACTTCCAGGACTCGGCCATCGTGTTCGGCGGCCCGACCGCTCAGGCGACGCTCGAGCAGTTCAACGTCATCCGCTACGACTCCTATGCCCTGCACAACCTGTCGCTGGGCTACGACATCACGGACGACATCACGGCCCGCGTTGCGATCGACAACGTGTTCGACCAGCAGGAGCTGGGCGAGAACGGCCTGTACAACGGTGTCTACGTCGACACCCTGGGTCGCCGCTGGACGGCGTCGCTGAGCTACACCTTCTAA
- the ftsA gene encoding cell division protein FtsA, which translates to MANRKGDPSVEAGRTAARVPVVAALDLGQSKVACFIMKPDGVRHADRTVRVAGASHVQSKGVRGGAIVNMDEAAQAIGHAVERAERTAGAPVSGVIVTTAIGQMSSHRVQARVSLGANPVGDADLARAIGMALAQIRLPNRRPIHVLPIAWSVDGARGVHDPRSMRGGSLGLDLLVVSMAEGAFASLSHCLELAHLDLQGVAAAPVVSSLAALEEDEMDLGCVCIDMGGGSTSAAVWGGRSLLHIESLNVGGDHVTADIARGLSTSKSGAERLKTLHGSAMAGAHEDREMLEAPPRGEDASAGPVIVPRAMLKTVIAPRVEETLELLRDRLRNAGVGMDPGAGLVLTGGASQLNGVRELAVRVFDRPVRLGRPQRTPHLADAASGPAFCSASGVLLRAAYGPREAVSARRLMSRQITAADAPRVHQGNLIRRAAGWLKDNL; encoded by the coding sequence ATGGCGAACAGGAAGGGTGATCCCTCGGTCGAAGCGGGGCGGACGGCGGCGCGTGTACCCGTCGTGGCTGCGTTGGACCTGGGCCAGTCCAAGGTCGCCTGCTTCATCATGAAGCCCGACGGCGTCCGCCACGCCGACCGCACCGTCCGCGTGGCGGGCGCCAGCCATGTCCAGTCCAAGGGCGTGCGCGGCGGCGCCATCGTCAACATGGACGAGGCGGCCCAGGCCATCGGCCATGCCGTCGAGCGGGCCGAGCGCACCGCGGGCGCGCCCGTCTCCGGCGTCATCGTCACCACCGCCATCGGCCAGATGTCCAGCCACCGGGTGCAGGCGCGCGTCTCGCTGGGGGCCAACCCCGTGGGCGACGCCGACCTGGCCCGGGCCATCGGCATGGCTCTGGCGCAGATCCGCCTGCCCAACCGCCGCCCGATCCATGTCCTGCCCATCGCCTGGTCGGTGGACGGGGCCAGGGGGGTGCACGATCCGCGGTCGATGCGCGGCGGCTCGCTGGGGCTGGACCTGCTGGTGGTGTCGATGGCCGAGGGCGCGTTCGCCTCGCTGAGTCACTGCCTGGAACTGGCGCATCTGGATCTTCAGGGCGTGGCGGCGGCACCGGTGGTGTCGTCCCTTGCAGCGCTGGAAGAGGACGAAATGGACCTCGGCTGCGTCTGCATCGACATGGGCGGGGGATCGACGTCCGCCGCCGTCTGGGGCGGGCGCTCGCTCCTGCATATCGAGTCGCTGAACGTCGGCGGCGACCATGTGACGGCCGACATCGCCCGCGGCCTGTCGACCTCAAAGAGCGGGGCCGAGCGGCTGAAGACCCTGCACGGCTCGGCCATGGCTGGGGCCCATGAGGATCGCGAGATGCTGGAGGCGCCGCCGCGCGGGGAAGATGCGTCCGCCGGACCGGTGATCGTTCCCCGCGCCATGCTGAAGACCGTCATCGCCCCGCGCGTGGAGGAAACGCTGGAGCTGCTGCGCGACCGGTTGCGGAACGCCGGCGTCGGTATGGATCCGGGGGCCGGCCTGGTCCTGACCGGCGGTGCCAGCCAGCTGAACGGCGTGCGGGAACTGGCCGTGCGCGTGTTCGATCGGCCCGTCCGCCTCGGCCGTCCGCAGCGTACGCCTCATCTGGCGGATGCCGCGTCCGGCCCCGCCTTCTGCTCGGCGTCCGGAGTCTTGCTTCGTGCGGCCTATGGCCCGCGCGAGGCCGTGTCCGCGCGACGTCTGATGTCCCGCCAGATCACGGCCGCCGACGCGCCTCGCGTCCACCAGGGCAATCTGATCCGCCGTGCCGCAGGCTGGCTGAAGGATAACCTGTAG
- a CDS encoding cell division protein FtsQ/DivIB, producing the protein MPAVVRGGRRANVASAPKRSAGPKGQGRGRGRAPHAAGGVPGKMAALGRLDLTPRAVVLSICAGVAVLVLVLATGARAERIGQSLSHGIDGITTGMGLKLNRVRINGASAEATPAIRRALAVRAGQPITTLDLDALKASVERVGWVKSVRIVRLLPDTLIVDVVEHDRLAVWQTGGRVLVIDGEGKAIPGADAGLYPNLPLVVGTGADAAAGAILPLLAERPRLMSRIDALVRVDQRRWDLRLKDGSLIQLPATKQEAALIQLDAMDQRDRLLELGFSRIDLRTEGQVAVRPGA; encoded by the coding sequence ATGCCCGCGGTAGTTCGCGGCGGTCGGCGCGCGAATGTCGCGTCGGCTCCCAAACGCAGCGCGGGGCCGAAAGGGCAGGGGCGTGGCCGTGGGCGCGCCCCGCATGCGGCGGGCGGCGTGCCGGGCAAGATGGCGGCCCTGGGCCGGCTGGACCTGACACCACGTGCGGTGGTGCTCTCGATCTGCGCCGGTGTGGCGGTCCTCGTTCTGGTGCTGGCGACCGGCGCGCGCGCCGAGCGGATCGGACAGTCGCTCAGCCACGGCATCGACGGCATCACGACCGGCATGGGGCTGAAGCTGAACCGGGTCCGTATCAACGGGGCGTCGGCCGAGGCGACGCCGGCGATCCGGCGGGCCCTGGCGGTCCGGGCCGGACAGCCGATCACGACGCTCGATCTCGACGCGTTGAAGGCCAGCGTCGAACGGGTCGGCTGGGTGAAGTCGGTGCGGATTGTTCGCCTGCTGCCCGACACCCTGATCGTCGATGTGGTCGAGCACGACCGGCTGGCCGTCTGGCAGACGGGCGGGCGGGTGCTCGTCATCGACGGCGAAGGCAAGGCGATCCCGGGCGCGGACGCCGGGCTCTATCCCAACCTGCCGCTGGTGGTCGGCACCGGGGCCGATGCGGCGGCCGGGGCGATCCTGCCGCTGCTGGCCGAACGGCCGCGGCTGATGAGCCGGATCGATGCCCTGGTGCGGGTGGACCAGCGGCGCTGGGACCTGCGGCTGAAGGACGGTAGTCTGATCCAGCTGCCCGCCACGAAACAGGAAGCCGCCCTGATCCAGCTGGACGCGATGGACCAGCGCGACCGGCTGCTGGAACTCGGATTTTCGCGCATCGACCTGCGCACGGAGGGCCAGGTCGCGGTGCGGCCGGGCGCTTGA
- a CDS encoding D-alanine--D-alanine ligase, giving the protein MTRPLSELHVAVLMGGLSSERDVSLSSGKGCADALEAQGARVTRVDAGRDLAQVLAALKPDVVLNALHGEWGEDGCVQGILETLQIPYTHSGVLASALTMDKDKTKAVLGASGVRVPGGGLFDRHEVARRHVIEPPYIIKPNAEGSSVGVYLVLAGANGPQTDVGADDWTYGDRVMVEPYIPGKELAVAVIGEARGPRALTVTDITPVKGFYDYEAKYAPGGSVHKLPADLPPHVFHAAIRESELAHSALGCRGVSRSDFRYDDVKDELVLLEVNTQPGMTPTSLVPEQAAYCGMSYQDLVRWMVEDASCPR; this is encoded by the coding sequence ATGACCCGCCCGCTTTCAGAGCTGCACGTCGCCGTCCTGATGGGCGGACTGTCCTCGGAACGGGACGTGTCACTGTCGTCGGGCAAGGGATGCGCCGATGCGCTGGAGGCCCAGGGTGCGCGCGTGACCCGGGTCGATGCCGGACGCGACCTGGCCCAGGTGCTGGCCGCTCTGAAGCCCGACGTCGTCCTGAACGCCCTGCACGGCGAATGGGGCGAGGACGGTTGCGTCCAGGGCATCCTGGAGACGCTGCAGATTCCCTATACCCACTCCGGCGTCCTGGCCTCGGCCCTGACGATGGACAAGGACAAGACCAAGGCCGTGCTGGGCGCGTCGGGCGTCAGGGTGCCGGGCGGCGGTCTGTTCGATCGACACGAGGTCGCCCGTCGCCACGTCATCGAGCCGCCTTACATCATCAAGCCGAACGCCGAGGGGTCTTCAGTCGGCGTCTATCTGGTCCTGGCCGGGGCCAACGGGCCTCAGACGGACGTCGGGGCCGACGACTGGACCTATGGCGACCGGGTCATGGTCGAGCCCTATATCCCCGGCAAGGAACTGGCGGTCGCCGTGATCGGCGAGGCACGCGGGCCGCGCGCCCTGACCGTGACCGACATCACCCCGGTGAAGGGCTTCTATGATTACGAGGCCAAATACGCGCCGGGTGGATCTGTCCACAAGTTGCCGGCTGACCTGCCACCCCATGTTTTCCACGCCGCCATCCGGGAATCCGAGCTGGCGCACTCCGCCCTGGGGTGCCGGGGCGTGTCTCGATCCGACTTTCGTTATGACGATGTTAAGGACGAGCTCGTCTTGCTGGAGGTCAATACCCAGCCTGGCATGACCCCGACCTCTCTGGTGCCAGAGCAGGCCGCCTATTGCGGGATGTCGTATCAGGATCTGGTCCGGTGGATGGTGGAGGACGCCTCATGCCCGCGGTAG
- the murB gene encoding UDP-N-acetylmuramate dehydrogenase — protein sequence MTWRNTLPAVRGKLMSDEPLAPFTWFRVGGAADVLFLPADADDLADFLKALDPAVPVTILGVGSNVIVRDGGVEGVVIRLAGRAFAGIATDGDTITAGAGALDAMVARASAKAGLAGLEFYAGIPGTIGGALTMNAGCYGAETKDVLVSAWGLTRAGERVDYALADFGYTYRHSQAPADILWIEAVYRGTPDDPEAVAARIAGITERRETTQPIREKTGGSTFKNPPGHSSWKLVDAAGWRGKLNAVTGGGAMFSDLHSNFMINPGEATAADIEGLGETVRADVQSKLGVNLEWEIKRIGRPL from the coding sequence ATGACCTGGCGTAACACCCTCCCTGCCGTCCGCGGCAAGCTAATGAGCGACGAGCCATTGGCCCCCTTCACCTGGTTCCGGGTCGGAGGGGCGGCGGATGTGCTGTTCCTCCCCGCCGACGCCGACGATCTGGCCGACTTCCTGAAGGCGCTGGACCCGGCCGTGCCGGTGACGATCCTGGGCGTCGGGTCGAACGTCATTGTGCGCGACGGCGGGGTCGAGGGGGTGGTGATCCGGCTGGCCGGGCGGGCCTTCGCCGGCATCGCGACCGACGGCGACACCATCACCGCCGGCGCGGGCGCGCTGGACGCGATGGTCGCCAGGGCCTCGGCAAAAGCCGGGCTGGCGGGGCTGGAGTTCTATGCGGGCATCCCCGGCACGATCGGCGGGGCCCTGACGATGAACGCCGGCTGCTATGGCGCGGAGACGAAAGACGTTCTGGTCTCGGCCTGGGGGCTGACGCGGGCGGGCGAGCGGGTGGATTATGCTCTGGCCGACTTCGGCTACACCTATCGGCACTCACAGGCCCCGGCCGACATCCTGTGGATTGAGGCCGTCTATCGCGGGACGCCGGACGACCCGGAGGCCGTTGCCGCCCGCATCGCCGGGATCACGGAGCGGCGCGAGACGACCCAGCCGATCCGCGAGAAGACCGGCGGCTCCACCTTCAAGAACCCGCCGGGCCATTCCTCATGGAAGCTGGTCGACGCGGCGGGCTGGCGCGGCAAGCTGAACGCCGTCACCGGCGGCGGGGCGATGTTCAGCGACCTGCATTCCAACTTCATGATCAATCCGGGCGAGGCGACTGCCGCCGATATCGAGGGATTGGGAGAAACCGTCCGCGCCGACGTACAAAGTAAACTCGGCGTAAACCTTGAATGGGAGATCAAGAGGATCGGCCGCCCCCTGTAA
- the murC gene encoding UDP-N-acetylmuramate--L-alanine ligase, whose protein sequence is MIARLRPVPFDLGPVHFVGIGGIGMSGIAEIMLKIGYSVQGSDAKSSANTERLAGLGARIFIGHDAAHVGEGVSAVVYSTAVKATNPEMMVARERRIPLVRRAEMLAELMRLQFSIAVGGTHGKTTTTSMVAALLDAAGFDPTVVNGGIINAYGTNAKVGDGDWIVVEADESDGSFLRLKSTVAIVTNIDPEHLDHYGDFDAVRKAFIDFVENIPFYGFAAVCLDHPEVQRLVAQIDNRRIVTYGMNPQAMVRADKVEMAPDGARFDVLIQGRGAAALEEPVRIPDLHLPMAGWHNVANALAAIAVARELDVSDDAIRAGLASFAGVKRRFTTTGVVNGVRIVDDYGHHPVEIAAVLKAARQVAEGRVIAVVQPHRFTRLRDLMDEFSTSFSDADSVIVADVYAAGEAAIEGVDKQALVDGIRRYGHLRVSALENAAVLPRVIAEEAKPGDVVVLLGAGDITAWAYALPAQLEALAT, encoded by the coding sequence ATGATCGCTCGCCTTCGCCCCGTTCCGTTCGACCTCGGTCCCGTCCATTTCGTCGGCATCGGCGGCATCGGCATGAGCGGCATTGCCGAGATCATGCTCAAGATCGGCTATTCGGTTCAGGGGTCGGACGCGAAATCCTCGGCCAATACCGAGCGGCTGGCGGGGCTGGGAGCCAGGATCTTCATCGGCCACGACGCCGCACATGTGGGCGAGGGCGTTTCGGCGGTCGTCTATTCCACGGCGGTCAAGGCCACCAACCCGGAGATGATGGTGGCGCGCGAGCGGCGCATCCCCTTGGTGCGGCGTGCCGAGATGCTGGCCGAGCTGATGCGGCTGCAGTTCTCGATCGCGGTGGGGGGCACGCACGGCAAGACCACGACGACCTCTATGGTGGCGGCCCTCCTGGACGCGGCCGGGTTCGATCCCACGGTGGTCAACGGCGGCATCATCAATGCCTATGGCACCAACGCGAAAGTGGGCGACGGCGACTGGATCGTGGTCGAGGCCGACGAGAGCGACGGCAGCTTCCTGCGGTTGAAGTCGACGGTCGCCATCGTCACCAACATCGATCCGGAGCATCTGGATCACTACGGCGACTTCGACGCCGTGCGTAAGGCCTTCATCGATTTCGTCGAGAACATCCCCTTCTATGGCTTCGCTGCGGTCTGTCTGGACCATCCGGAGGTGCAGCGGCTGGTGGCCCAGATCGATAACCGGCGCATCGTCACCTATGGCATGAACCCCCAGGCCATGGTGCGGGCCGACAAGGTCGAGATGGCCCCGGACGGAGCCCGGTTCGACGTCCTGATCCAGGGACGCGGTGCCGCCGCGCTGGAGGAGCCTGTGCGGATCCCCGATCTGCACCTGCCGATGGCCGGCTGGCACAATGTGGCCAACGCCCTGGCCGCCATCGCCGTGGCGCGCGAGCTGGATGTGTCGGACGACGCGATCCGCGCCGGGCTGGCCTCGTTCGCGGGGGTGAAGCGGCGGTTTACGACGACCGGCGTCGTCAACGGCGTGCGGATCGTCGACGACTACGGCCACCATCCGGTCGAGATCGCGGCCGTACTGAAGGCCGCGCGTCAGGTGGCCGAGGGGCGTGTCATCGCCGTGGTCCAGCCGCACCGCTTCACCCGGCTGCGCGACCTGATGGACGAGTTCTCGACCAGTTTCTCCGACGCCGACAGCGTGATCGTCGCCGACGTCTATGCGGCGGGAGAGGCGGCGATCGAGGGCGTGGACAAGCAGGCCCTGGTCGACGGCATCCGCCGCTATGGCCACCTGCGGGTTTCGGCGCTTGAGAATGCCGCCGTGCTGCCCCGCGTGATTGCCGAGGAGGCGAAGCCGGGGGACGTGGTCGTGCTGCTGGGAGCGGGCGACATCACGGCGTGGGCCTATGCGCTACCGGCGCAGCTGGAGGCGCTGGCCACATAA